One Halosegnis longus DNA window includes the following coding sequences:
- a CDS encoding YcaO-like family protein, producing MHVGLVGSGHAATAVRQTVAGAVDSVTDIDPRALGEVDFAVAVGPAGATGFETATETARETGTPWLAVELGGVGGHALDGVDAAVSGFAPGQGCFDCLRARVAANGGDVERARTSDADARLAGTLAGRELIRLANGEESAALGGVIELPYATRRLLPVPGCDCAGPRSHDLDREHAPRDLDGALAAAERTVDSRVGLVHEVGEAESFPAPYYLATLADTTGFSDAQANRQAAGVATDWNRAYMKALGEGLERYAAGVYREDAFERGSPAETPDGVAPSAFITSPSFTAPDAERSIRWYPGEHIETGARVKLPAEFVQFPPPETRHRPSITTGLGLGNGGIEALLSGLYEVIERDAAMLAWYSTFEPLGLAVDDERYRDIEKRARSESLSATALLVTQDVDVPVVVACLHRESGEWPRFAAGMSADLDADAAAAGALEEALQNWLELRGMGKQEATAQPGAIGSYAEFPPTAREFVAPETTIPADSVGPDESLAGEAELDALVSRAIDAGLDPYAARLTPRDLAQQGFEAVRVLVPTAQPLFTDEAYFGERAERVPGELGFEPRLDRDHHPYP from the coding sequence ATGCACGTAGGACTCGTCGGAAGCGGCCACGCCGCCACCGCCGTCCGACAGACCGTCGCGGGCGCGGTCGACTCGGTCACCGACATCGACCCCCGCGCGCTCGGCGAGGTCGACTTCGCCGTCGCCGTCGGCCCGGCGGGCGCGACCGGCTTCGAGACCGCAACCGAGACCGCGCGCGAAACGGGAACGCCGTGGCTGGCGGTCGAACTCGGCGGCGTCGGCGGCCACGCACTCGACGGCGTCGACGCGGCCGTCTCTGGATTCGCCCCCGGACAGGGCTGTTTCGACTGTCTCCGGGCGCGCGTCGCAGCAAACGGCGGAGACGTGGAGCGGGCACGGACGAGCGACGCCGACGCGCGCCTCGCCGGTACGCTCGCCGGACGCGAACTCATCCGACTGGCGAACGGCGAGGAGTCGGCAGCACTCGGGGGAGTCATCGAACTCCCCTACGCGACCCGACGACTTCTGCCGGTTCCGGGCTGTGACTGTGCCGGCCCGCGCAGCCACGACCTCGACCGCGAGCACGCGCCCCGGGACCTCGACGGCGCGCTCGCGGCCGCAGAACGGACCGTCGACTCGCGGGTCGGTCTCGTCCACGAGGTCGGCGAGGCCGAATCGTTCCCCGCACCCTACTATCTCGCGACGCTCGCCGACACGACCGGTTTCTCCGACGCGCAGGCGAACCGACAGGCCGCCGGCGTCGCGACCGACTGGAACCGCGCGTACATGAAGGCGCTCGGGGAGGGGCTGGAACGCTACGCCGCAGGCGTCTACCGCGAAGACGCGTTCGAGCGCGGGTCGCCGGCGGAGACCCCCGACGGCGTCGCACCCTCGGCGTTCATCACCTCGCCCTCGTTTACCGCCCCCGACGCCGAGCGCTCGATTCGCTGGTACCCGGGCGAGCACATCGAGACGGGCGCACGCGTCAAACTGCCGGCCGAGTTCGTCCAGTTCCCGCCGCCGGAGACGCGCCATCGACCCTCCATCACGACCGGACTGGGGCTCGGGAACGGCGGTATCGAGGCGCTGCTCTCGGGGCTGTACGAGGTCATCGAGCGCGACGCCGCGATGTTGGCGTGGTACTCGACGTTCGAGCCGCTCGGGCTGGCCGTCGACGACGAGCGCTACCGCGACATCGAGAAGCGCGCGCGCTCGGAGTCGCTGTCGGCGACGGCGCTGCTCGTCACCCAGGACGTGGACGTGCCGGTCGTCGTTGCGTGTCTCCACCGCGAATCCGGGGAGTGGCCTCGTTTCGCAGCGGGGATGAGCGCCGACCTCGACGCCGACGCCGCCGCGGCTGGCGCGCTGGAGGAGGCACTGCAAAACTGGCTCGAACTCCGCGGGATGGGGAAACAGGAGGCGACGGCGCAGCCGGGGGCTATCGGTTCGTACGCGGAGTTCCCGCCGACGGCCCGCGAGTTCGTCGCCCCCGAGACGACGATTCCGGCCGACTCGGTCGGCCCGGACGAATCGCTGGCTGGCGAGGCGGAACTCGACGCGCTCGTCTCGCGAGCCATCGACGCGGGGCTTGACCCGTACGCCGCGCGGCTCACGCCACGCGACTTAGCACAGCAGGGCTTCGAGGCGGTGCGCGTGCTCGTCCCGACGGCACAGCCGCTGTTCACCGACGAGGCGTACTTCGGGGAGCGAGCAGAGCGCGTTCCGGGTGAGTTGGGCTTCGAGCCGCGACTCGACCGCGACCACCACCCGTATCCTTAG